A single Denticeps clupeoides chromosome 7, fDenClu1.1, whole genome shotgun sequence DNA region contains:
- the LOC114794065 gene encoding zinc finger protein 771 isoform X2 yields MAACKSFQTQLASVLDLLTKSAVAQICKLVEQECSHLRREITRVAQENEALTERIRCLESELADTRRVRTGARRRRADASRSVAVQTGETNRGPEPDGLNHPPSINGIFGKEWCINLWKDGEPRGECVSDDEIHYTIMDECAKDQIALLSIKEEDPEEEICSSISNAKWAMIKERGGFTDGNGRHPTERQPAAEEDLAHLISLDSSEELEPQPEPPCATDDPQTAFISLQEYEEEGEKELIAFEGLPGNQAVFVAATGVTNSESSQANTQKRKLGRRKKLHCKICGKRFSRQNCFTLHLKSHKGVRPHKSKECKGALPPEALRQKHKHVRRGKMKYCCEQCGRGCTSLANLRVHSFVHTGEKPHRCSVCGKGFTQKGNLKAHQRIHTGEKPFSCSTCGKSFTQKVNLRHHALIHRKELGEEKPRSNGNPVS; encoded by the exons ATGGCGGCGTGCAAGTCGTTTCAAACGCAACTCGCCTCCGTCCTGGACTTACTGACCAAGTCCGCAGTGGCGCAGATATGCAAGCTCGTCGAGCAGGAGTGCTCGCACCTGCGGAGAGAAATAACTCGGGTCGCGCAGGAGAACGAGGCCCTAACCGAGCGAATTCGCTGTCTGGAGAGCGAACTCGCGGACACCCGCCGCGTTCGGACGGGGGCGCGCAGGCGGCGAGCGGACGCCAGCCGCTCCGTGGCTGTCCAAACGGGGGAGACGAACCGAGGACCCGAGCCCGACG GTCTGAACCACCCACCATCCATTAATGGGATATTTGGGAAGGAGTGGTGTATTAACTTGTGGAAAGATGGAGAGCCGAGGGGAGAGTGTGTGTCAGATGATGAGATACATTATACAATCATGGATGAG TGTGCAAAAGACCAGATTGCGTTGCTGTCCATTAAAGAAGAGGATCCAGAAGAGGAAATCTGTAGCAGCATCTCTAATGCAAAATGGGCCATGATCAAAGAGA GAGGAGGATTTACGGACGGAAACGGAAGACATCCTACAGAACGTCAGCCTGCGGCCGAAGAGGACCTTGCACATCTCATTTCTCTGGACTCTTCTGAGGAGCTTGAGCCACAGCCCGAGCCGCCCTGTGCCACAGACGATCCTCAGACTGCGTTTATTTCTCTCCAAG AGTACGAAgaggaaggagagaaggagCTGATAGCCTTCGAGGGACTTCCTGGAAATCAGGCCGTCTTTGTCGCAGCAACAGGCGTGACAAACTCCGAAAGCAGCCAAGCAAACACGCAGAAGCGGAAGTTGGGCCGGAGAAAGAAACTGCACTGTAAAATTTGTGGCAAAAGGTTCTCCAGGCAAAACTGCTTCACGTTACACCTGAAAAGCCACAAAGGGGTGAGGCCGCACAAATCCAAGGAGTGCAAGGGCGCACTTCCACCGGAAGCTCTCCGGCAGAAGCACAAGCACGTCCGTCGGGGCAAAATGAAGTACTGCTGCGAACAGTGCGGGCGGGGTTGCACCTCCCTGGCCAACCTCCGAGTGCACAGCTTCGTccacaccggagagaagccgCACAGATGCAGTGTCTGTGGCAAGGGCTTCACGCAGAAAGGGAACCTTAAGGCGCATCAGCGCATTcacaccggggagaagcccTTCTCGTGTTCCACGTGCGGCAAAAGTTTCACTCAGAAGGTCAACCTGAGGCATCATGCGCTCATCCACAGGAAGGAACTAGGAGAAGAAAAACCGAGATCCAACGGAAATCCGGTTTCTTAG
- the LOC114794065 gene encoding zinc finger protein 16 isoform X1: MAACKSFQTQLASVLDLLTKSAVAQICKLVEQECSHLRREITRVAQENEALTERIRCLESELADTRRVRTGARRRRADASRSVAVQTGETNRGPEPDGLNHPPSINGIFGKEWCINLWKDGEPRGECVSDDEIHYTIMDECAKDQIALLSIKEEDPEEEICSSISNAKWAMIKERGGFTDGNGRHPTERQPAAEEDLAHLISLDSSEELEPQPEPPCATDDPQTAFISLQGTVGIYEAPLTSSCSAAYHPHCVPIEYEEEGEKELIAFEGLPGNQAVFVAATGVTNSESSQANTQKRKLGRRKKLHCKICGKRFSRQNCFTLHLKSHKGVRPHKSKECKGALPPEALRQKHKHVRRGKMKYCCEQCGRGCTSLANLRVHSFVHTGEKPHRCSVCGKGFTQKGNLKAHQRIHTGEKPFSCSTCGKSFTQKVNLRHHALIHRKELGEEKPRSNGNPVS, translated from the exons ATGGCGGCGTGCAAGTCGTTTCAAACGCAACTCGCCTCCGTCCTGGACTTACTGACCAAGTCCGCAGTGGCGCAGATATGCAAGCTCGTCGAGCAGGAGTGCTCGCACCTGCGGAGAGAAATAACTCGGGTCGCGCAGGAGAACGAGGCCCTAACCGAGCGAATTCGCTGTCTGGAGAGCGAACTCGCGGACACCCGCCGCGTTCGGACGGGGGCGCGCAGGCGGCGAGCGGACGCCAGCCGCTCCGTGGCTGTCCAAACGGGGGAGACGAACCGAGGACCCGAGCCCGACG GTCTGAACCACCCACCATCCATTAATGGGATATTTGGGAAGGAGTGGTGTATTAACTTGTGGAAAGATGGAGAGCCGAGGGGAGAGTGTGTGTCAGATGATGAGATACATTATACAATCATGGATGAG TGTGCAAAAGACCAGATTGCGTTGCTGTCCATTAAAGAAGAGGATCCAGAAGAGGAAATCTGTAGCAGCATCTCTAATGCAAAATGGGCCATGATCAAAGAGA GAGGAGGATTTACGGACGGAAACGGAAGACATCCTACAGAACGTCAGCCTGCGGCCGAAGAGGACCTTGCACATCTCATTTCTCTGGACTCTTCTGAGGAGCTTGAGCCACAGCCCGAGCCGCCCTGTGCCACAGACGATCCTCAGACTGCGTTTATTTCTCTCCAAGGTACGGTAGGCATTTACGAGGCGCCGTTGACTTCGAGTTGCTCTGCGGCTTACCACCCACACTGTGTACCTATAGAGTACGAAgaggaaggagagaaggagCTGATAGCCTTCGAGGGACTTCCTGGAAATCAGGCCGTCTTTGTCGCAGCAACAGGCGTGACAAACTCCGAAAGCAGCCAAGCAAACACGCAGAAGCGGAAGTTGGGCCGGAGAAAGAAACTGCACTGTAAAATTTGTGGCAAAAGGTTCTCCAGGCAAAACTGCTTCACGTTACACCTGAAAAGCCACAAAGGGGTGAGGCCGCACAAATCCAAGGAGTGCAAGGGCGCACTTCCACCGGAAGCTCTCCGGCAGAAGCACAAGCACGTCCGTCGGGGCAAAATGAAGTACTGCTGCGAACAGTGCGGGCGGGGTTGCACCTCCCTGGCCAACCTCCGAGTGCACAGCTTCGTccacaccggagagaagccgCACAGATGCAGTGTCTGTGGCAAGGGCTTCACGCAGAAAGGGAACCTTAAGGCGCATCAGCGCATTcacaccggggagaagcccTTCTCGTGTTCCACGTGCGGCAAAAGTTTCACTCAGAAGGTCAACCTGAGGCATCATGCGCTCATCCACAGGAAGGAACTAGGAGAAGAAAAACCGAGATCCAACGGAAATCCGGTTTCTTAG